The stretch of DNA GATTCGTCCGGGTCCGGCGGCGGTGGCGGTGGCGGCGGTGACGGAAACACCGTGGAGTACTGGGAGTACTTCCACTCGCAGTCGCAGGTCGCAGAAAAGTTGATGCAGTCGTCCGTCGAGGAGTTCCAGAGCAGCACGGACGCCCAGATGAAGATGAACTGGGCGAGTTGGGACGACATCAACGGCGGCAAGTGGAAGAACAACATCCAGAACGGCAACCGACCCGTCATCTACGACTCGACGAACTCGCTCGACGGGCAGTTCATCGAACCCGGATGGGTGAAACCGGTGAGCGAGTACAAGGACCGACTGAGCGACGACGCCCTGCAGAACATCGAGTGGGCGATGCAGATGGCCCAGAGTTGCTACCGCGGGTTCGACGAGAACCTCTACGAGATTCCCATCGGACTCGAAGTGGGGTCGCCGTTCATCGCTCGGGCGGACCACTTCGAGGAGGCGGGCCTGTCCATCGAGGAGGACTTCCCGCCGACGGACTACGAGCATCTGGTCGAAGTCGCCACGCAACTGCAGGAGAACGGTCCCGGCGACTACGGGTTCCAGATTTACGGCGCGCAAGGCGACGTGACCGACGAGGCACTCGTCACGTGGACCGCCTCCGAGGGCGGGTACGAGGGGATGTACCTCGACGAGGAGTGGTCGGACGTGAAGTACGACTCCGACGTCTGGAAGACGGCCACGAAGCAGTACGTGGACCTCTACCGGAAACACGGCCTCTCCTCGGACAAAGCCCCGACGGCCTCCAACGAGGGCGTCGCCCAGATGCTCATCCAAGGGGACGTGAGCATGTACCAGGGCAGCACGAAGGACCTCGGGTTGTTCCGGAGTCGCGCCGAGGAGATGTTGAAGGACGGCACCATCGTCTTCGGTCCCTCCTGGGAGGGAAGCGCCGGCAACCGCGGGGAGTTCTTCACCCAGTGCATCGCGCTCATGCGGAAGCCCGACGGCGTCTCCGAGGACGTCTGGAGCCAGCGCGAGGAGTTGGCCATCCAGTGGATAAACAAGGTGCTCTCGAAGGAGTTCCAGTCGGAGGTTCCCCGGTCGCTGGCGACGCTCCCGGTCCGGAAAGACGTGTGGGAGAGCCTCCACGAGGACCCGGCGCTCTCGGAGAGCAACTACATGAGCACCTTAGAGACGATGGCCGACGGGATGGAACACGGCTGGTCCAGCCACCCGAAGATGAACGCCATCCAGTACAACATCGCCGGTCCGCTGTTCCAAGAGGCCGTGCGCGGACAGATATCGCCCGAGGAGGCCTGCACTCGGGCCGCAGAACAGATACGGGACCAGATCGATCTCTGAGATGTCCACCCAGAACCGCTTCGACTTCGGAGGCCGGACCGAACGCTACCGCGAGACCCTCTCGGAGAACTGGTTCTCGTACCTGCTGATACTGCCGGTGCTCGTGTTCTTGGTCCTGCTCATGTGGCTCCCGTTCGCGCAGGGGGTGTACATGAGCTTCAACGACTGGCCCTTCGGCGGCGACCCGACGTGGGTCGGCTTGGGGAACTACGAGTTCCTGTTCGGGTGGGAACCGTTCTACACGTCGTTGAAGGCGACGCTTCTGTTCTCGCTCACGACGGCGTTCCAACTCGGCATCGCTCTCGTGGCGGCGTTGGCCGTGCGCGAAATCCGCCGCGGGAAGAGTCTCGTCACCGGGACGTTCCTCCTCTCGTACACGGTGCCGCCGCTCGTCACCGGTACCATCTGGGCGTACCTGCTGCAACCCGACCTCGGTCCAGTCTTCGGGTTCCTCACGCAGTGGGGGATCCTCGAAGAGACGGTCTACTGGGGGAGTCAGGGTGCCGCCGCCCTCGGCGTCGTCGTGTTCGTGACGACGTGGACGTTCTGGCCGTTCATGTTCCTCATCATCTCGGCCAGTCTGGAGAGCATTCCCGAGGAGATGTACGAGAGCGCGCGGATGTACGGCGCGAACCGCTTCCAGACGTTCCTCCGTGTGACGCTCCCGCAGTTGAAGAGCGCCATCTTGGTCGCACTGAGCATCCGCATCATCTGGAACATGACGAAGATATCGCAGGTGCTGCAGCTGACGAACGGCGGCCCCGGATACGACACGTCGATTCTGGCGGTGCTCCTGTACAGGTTCGCCTACGGACAGGGCCGGATGGGCGTCTCCTACGCCGTCGGCGTCATCCTGCTCCTCCTGACCATCGGCTTCGTGTTCGTGTTCATCCGCGAATTCGAGCGAACGAGCGAGGGCCCCGAATAATGAGTACGCAAGAGTTCGACGTGACTGGCGTGACGCTGAAGGCGGCCACGTACGGGGTCATCTCGTTCCTCGTCCTGTTCAACCTCACCGTGTTGGTGTTCATCTTCTCGGTGTCGTTCATGCCGCCGACGGAGTTCTTCGGCGACCCGCACATCATCCCGAAGGACCCGACGCTGGAGGCGTGGACAAGCGGGTTCGCGGAACTGCGCGACAACCTCGTGAACA from Halopelagius longus encodes:
- a CDS encoding extracellular solute-binding protein — encoded protein: MASNHQRREFIKAAALGGVAASAGCLSSVTGGGSDSSGSGGGGGGGGDGNTVEYWEYFHSQSQVAEKLMQSSVEEFQSSTDAQMKMNWASWDDINGGKWKNNIQNGNRPVIYDSTNSLDGQFIEPGWVKPVSEYKDRLSDDALQNIEWAMQMAQSCYRGFDENLYEIPIGLEVGSPFIARADHFEEAGLSIEEDFPPTDYEHLVEVATQLQENGPGDYGFQIYGAQGDVTDEALVTWTASEGGYEGMYLDEEWSDVKYDSDVWKTATKQYVDLYRKHGLSSDKAPTASNEGVAQMLIQGDVSMYQGSTKDLGLFRSRAEEMLKDGTIVFGPSWEGSAGNRGEFFTQCIALMRKPDGVSEDVWSQREELAIQWINKVLSKEFQSEVPRSLATLPVRKDVWESLHEDPALSESNYMSTLETMADGMEHGWSSHPKMNAIQYNIAGPLFQEAVRGQISPEEACTRAAEQIRDQIDL
- a CDS encoding carbohydrate ABC transporter permease, which encodes MSTQNRFDFGGRTERYRETLSENWFSYLLILPVLVFLVLLMWLPFAQGVYMSFNDWPFGGDPTWVGLGNYEFLFGWEPFYTSLKATLLFSLTTAFQLGIALVAALAVREIRRGKSLVTGTFLLSYTVPPLVTGTIWAYLLQPDLGPVFGFLTQWGILEETVYWGSQGAAALGVVVFVTTWTFWPFMFLIISASLESIPEEMYESARMYGANRFQTFLRVTLPQLKSAILVALSIRIIWNMTKISQVLQLTNGGPGYDTSILAVLLYRFAYGQGRMGVSYAVGVILLLLTIGFVFVFIREFERTSEGPE